The Acidithiobacillus ferrooxidans ATCC 23270 genomic interval AAAACGGGAAGGTGCAGCGCTTGCGCCAGAGCCTGGTGGCCGGGCGCGGCATTACGCAAACCGACCGGGAACCAGTTGGCGGCGCGCAATACCTCCAGGATTTCGGGCAAAGCCAAAGGCGCTTCTTCGGGTATGGCACTCAGATCCAGGACCACCGGTGCATGGCGATGGAAATCGGCGGCCGCTGGGTGGCGACGATGCTCTTCGGCGATGCGTTGGGCGAGCTGCTGTGGATTATTGCTTTCCAGATGGAGGATGGAGAGGGTGAAAACGCCCCCTGACACGCGTAGGGGTGCGCTGGATTCCGTGCCGGGGGAGCGGGGGTTAGCCATGTTTCACGTGAAACATCGGCGCGCATCGCTTCATGAGCGTCGCAGCAAAGGGCGCTTGTCGCCCTTGCCATTCCAGGTTTCCGCATCCGGCAAAGCCGCTTTTTTACGGAGGATGACCGGCCAGTCTCGGGCAAGCTCCGCGTTGATGGCGGTAAAGTCGCGCTGATCGGGCGGTACCTCGTCGTCTGCGAAGATCGCGTCGGCCGGGCACTCGGGCACGCAGGCAGCGCAGTCTATACACTCAACGGGATCGATGACGAGAAAGTTCGGCCCTTCGTGGAAGCACTCCACCGGGCAGACCTCCGCGCAATCGGTATATTTACACTGGATACAGTTTTCGGTAACGACGTAGGTCATGAATCGCTGGCACCTTTCGCGGCGCGTTTACGGGATGGGGAGGTCTTGCCTTCGCCGGCTGACGGGCCCCTGGCTTTGGAAGCGGCGGGTTTTTTTGCCGCGGCGCTCGTCGTTTTGGCTTTCGCGGTTTTTTGGGCGGCAACCGCCGTGGCTTCCGTGGCCGGTTTTTTGGCCGTTTTCGCTGTGGTTTTGCGGGCGGGAGCAGCCTTCTTGGCCGGGGGCGCGCGCTTTTCGCGGGGCGGCGGCGGGCTGTATCCGGGCAGCAGGGCGGCGATTTCCGCGTCGCTGGCGTTTGCCGGGAAGTGGAAAGCACATTCGCTCTGCGGGCAGGCAAGCTGCTCTCCCAGCCGCTTGCCGCTTTTCTCGATCATGATGGGCCAGCCGCAACGCGGACAGGGCCGTGCCACCGGTGGTCCCCAGACGGCGTAAGTGCATTTGGGGTAGGTATTGCAGGAATAAAAAACCTTGCCGTAGCGGCTGCGTTTTTCGACCAGTTCGCCCTCACCGCACTGGGGACAGGTGACGCCCGATGACTTGGGCTGGGTCAGTGGTTCGATATGTTTACATTCCGGATAGCCGCTGCAGGAGATGAAACGCCCATAACGCCCGGTTTTGTACACCAACGGCTTGCCACAATCGGGACAATCGCGGCCTACGGGTTCGGCGGGTTCGCGCGGCCCGTCTACCGGACGGGTATAGTTGCATTCGGGATAACCGGAACAGGCCACGAAACGCCCATGGCGCCCGAGGCGCAGGAATAAGGGCTTGCCACATTGGGGGCAGGCTTCCTCCAGCGCCTCACTGGTCGCTTCGGCGCGGCTGACGTTGGCTTTTTCGTCGAGCAGCGCGCGGAAGGGGCTCCAGAACGCACTGAGGACGGGTTGCCATTGCTTTTCGCCGCGGGAGACGGCGTCCAGTTCATCTTCCATGCTGGCGGTGAAGCCGTAGTCCACATATCGTTCAAAGTGGTTGATCAGGAACCGGCCGACTACCCGGCCGAGGTCGGTAGGATGGAATCGGCGCTGCTCGACGGCGACGTATTCGCGGTTCTGCAGAGTCTGAATGATGCTGGCGTAGGTGGATGGTCGGCCGATACCGTGGGCTTCCAGGGTTTTGACCAGGGTGGCGTCGCTGTAACGAGGAGGGGGCTCGGTAAAGTGCTGTTCGGGATCGATGCCGAGCACCAGAGGTTCATCGCCGACATCGAGGGGCGGCAGGATGCGGTTGCTCTCATCCTCGTCGCCGTCGTCCTTGCCTTCCTGATAGACGGCCATGAAGCCGGGAAAGGTCACCGTGGAGCCGTTGGCGCGCAGGGTCCAGTGTGTCCCGGCATCCATATCCACGGCGACGAGATCGAGGCGGGCCGGCGCCATCTGGCAGGCAATGCTGCGCTTCCAGACCAGATCGTACAGGCGCCAGAGATCGCGTTCCAGCACCCCCTGGAGGGATTCCGGGGTGCGCGCGATGTCCGTAGGACGGATGGCTTCGTGCGCTTCCTGGGCGTTCTTGGTTTTGGTCTTGTAGCGGCGCGGCGTCTCGGGGACAAATTCGCTGCCGTAGTAGCCATCGATAAAAGTACGGATCGAGGCAATGGCCTCCTCGGCGAGATTGACGGCATCGGTACGCATATAACTGATGAGGCCCACGGTCTCGTTGCCGATATTGATGCCTTCATAAAGCTGTTGGGCAACGCGCATGGTCCGGCTGGCGTTGAAGCCGAGCTTGCGCGACGCTTCCTGCTGCAGAGTGGAGGTGGTGAAGGGCGCGGCCGGCTGGCGTTGCCGGCTTTTGCGCTCCACTTCCCGGACCCGCAGTGCCTGGCGACCGAGGTCGTCTTCCATGCCGCTACGAATGGCCTGGGCCTGGTCACCGTCGGCGATGTCGAACTGTTCGAGCTTTTTATTCTGCCAGTGGGTCAGGCGGCCGGTGAACGCGCTGCCCGCGTGTTGCAGGCGGCTGGCGATGGTCCAGTATTCGCGGCTGACGAAGGCCTCGATTTCGTTTTCGCGCTCACAGATCAGGCGCAGGGCGGCACTTTGTACCCGTCCCGCGGAGAGCCCCGGACGCACCTTGCGCCAGAGCAGCGGTGACAGGTTGAAGCCCACCAGATAATCGAGGGCGCGGCGCGCCTGCTGGGCGTTGACCAGATCCATGGCGATTTCGCGGGGATGGGCAATGGCCTCCTGCACGGCTTTTTTGGTGATTTCATGAAAGACCACGCGTTGCGTCGGCTTGTCGCCGAGCAGCTGGCGTTCGCGCAAGAGCTCCACCAGGTGCCAGGAGATGGCCTCGCCTTCGCGATCCGGATCGGTGGCGAGCCATAGTTTATCGGCACCGCGCAGGGCCTTGGCGATGGCGTCCACATGGCGCTCGTTGCGCTCGATGGGGGTGTAGCGCATGGCGAAATCATGCTCCGTATCCACGGCGCCCTCTTTGGGCTGCAGATCACGGACATGGCCGTAGGACGCAAGGACCTGAAAATCGTCCCCCAGATATTTCTGGATGGTCTTGGCTTTTGCCGGTGATTCTACGATAACGAGCTGGTGTGCCATGGGTCAGTGGAGAATCCGTGCGCCGTCATTGCCCAGCAGGGCATCGACCCAGAAGGCCTCGGGACCGGGGTCGTTGGCCATCACCATGAAGGTCACCCAGTCGAGGGTTTCGAGATCGGTGTCGTCCAGTTCCAGGGCGAGCAGGCGATCGATAATGCGTTCACGCATGGCGCCGTTGATGACACCAAGCCGCTCCCAGTCGTGTAACTGCCCGCGGGCGGCCACCGAAAGACTTTGCTGTTCGTAGGGATGGTAGGCGCGCAGAGAGCGGGGGCTGGTCGCCTCTTGCTCCTCTACCGCAAAGCCTTCCATCCAGTCGAGGGCACGCTGAATATCGCCGTCGGCAAAACCGACAGCACGCAAATGCTCTTCAACCATGTCGTCGTTGTCGTCTTCGTCGAGATGGTCGAGCAAATAACTGATGATATCTATGACGTCTTCCATACCTTGGCCTTAGGAAACAGGTGGGAGGCGACAGAAACGGCCGCCGGGACAGGCCGCGAGGTAACCTTGTAATTCCATGTCCAAGAGGATGGCCGAAAGCTCGGTCAGCGTCAATCCGCAGCGGTTGGCGATCTGTTCCGGGGCGAGGGGGTCGAAATCCATGGCGGCCCAGACTCTGGCCTGGGCCGGATCTTCCGGCTGCCAGTCTGCTGCGGGTGCCATCGCCTGAGCGTTCCGCAACACGGCGTACAGGGGACCGAGTTCGCTGAGCACGTCCTCGGCACTCTCGACCAGTTTGGCGCCGTCGCGGATGAGGCGGTGCGGGCCGCGCGACAGCGGCGAGTGGATGGAGCCGGGGATGGCAAAAACTTCGCGGCCCTGGTCCATCGCCAGACGGGCGGTGATCAGTGAGCCGCTGCCCTCAGCGGCCTCGACCACCAGTACACCCAGGCTGAGGCCGCTGATGATGCGGTTGCGGCGGGGGAAGAGGCCACTGCGCGGGCCGGTATCGGGGGGCTGTTCGCTGAGGATGAGACCCTGTCCGGCAATCTGGCGGGCAAGCTGCAGGTGGCTGCGCGGGTAGATGAGATCGGCGCCGGTCCCGAGCACGGCGACGGTGCCGCTGTTCAGCGCGCCGCGATGGGCGGCGGCATCGATGCCGAGGGCCAGACCGCTGCTGATGATCAGGCCCGCCTCGCCCAGATTTCTGGCGAAGGCTTCGGCCGTCGCGACACCGCTCGCGGTGGGGCTGCGGCTGCCGACGATCGCCAGCATGGCCTGGTTCAGGCAGGCGCGCTGTCCGCGTAAATAGAGCAGCAGGGGCGGGTCGGAGATATGGCGTAGCAACGGCGGGTAGTCGCTGTCCGTCCAGCGACAGAGGTCGGTATCGGGACTTTCCAGCCAGCGCCGGTCTGCGGGCGTGAGAACGTCCTCGGGCGCCTTCTGCAGAGCGGCGATTTGCGCCGCCTGCAAACCAAGGCCCTGCAGGGCGCCGGCACCGGTTTGAAAACAGCGATCCACCGCACCGAAGCGCTCCAGAAGGGCACGTTGGCGGATCGGGCCGAGGCCGGCGATCCGACCGAGGGCGAGCCAGGCCCGGTCGGTCACCCGTTCCCTGCGGAGCTGTCGCTGGCCGTTACGGGACTCGGACTGGCCAGATGGTCACCTACCTGGATGCCACGCGTCGCCGTGGTAATCACCGCGTAGGAGACGGTGGGAAAGACCCGGAACAGCATCACACTGCCCACCTTCTGGGGTGGCAGGGCGAAGGTTTTGCCGGTCACGGCATTTTTCGTCGTTTCCGCGGCTCTTTCAATCTGTAGTACGTTGCCGTCGCGTAGACCGTCTTCCCGGCCCTGGTCCACGATAACCACCTGACCCACCATGATTTCGGGATAATCACTCATCTTGGCGATGATGTGAGCCTTCACCGGGTGGGAGGGGGCGCTGGGGAAGTAGTGGGGTACAACGCTCTTCGTGGCGGGTATCAGCCGGTCGCCCAGCGAGATTTCCTTCAGGGCGTTGGTGATTTCCATGGCGGCGTGGGCGCCATTGCGACGCACGACGGCGCTGCCCAGATCGCGGAGTGCATAACCGACGGCATTTTTGCGGCCGGGACGATAGAGCTCCGGCCCGAGGGCGACAATCTGGTAATGGGCACCAACGGGCGCATGTGCCAGACCGGAGGCATAGAGTTTGTCGCCGACCGCGTAGACGATATGCTCACTGGCGCTGGCGGCAAGATAAGGCAGTTGGTCGTAAGCCTTCTTGCTGGCGATGACACCGGGGTTGCCGAGAAAAGGCATGACCTCGCCGCGTGCGACCGTGGGCAGGGGCTCCGCGGTCATTTGAGGATGCAGCGCGATCACACGGAGTTCCGGCTGGCCGCCCGGCCCGCGGGTGATCACGACGCGGTCGCCCGGATAGATCAGGTTGGGGTTTTTGATGTAGGTATTCCGGTGCCATAGCCGCGGCCATTCCCAAGGGTTTTTGAGAAAATGTGCGGCAATACCCCAGAGGGTATCTCCACGTTTGACGGTGTAGCTGTGCGCAGTGCGCAACAGTGTGCCGGACGGCGCCGCCTGCGCCATTACCGGGGCCATGGCGCAGAGGCCGAGACAAAATAGGGTGTTGCGCCAGATGTTCTTCTGCATGAATGATCTCCGCCGGACTTCCGCAGGGCATAGTATTAGTTCAAGATACGATTTTTGCCGGATTGCAATAATTGGTGACGAAATGCCCCTTTTGAAGATACTGGAGATTCCTGACGCACGCCTCAAGGACGTGGCTCGACCCATAGCCAGGGTGGACAAACAGATTCAGCAGCTTGCCGACGATATGGCGGAGACCATGTATGATGCCCCGGGTATCGGTCTCGCCGCGCCACAGGTGGCCGCTGGCCACCGGCTGATTGTCGTGGATGTTTCGGAAAATCGCAACGATCTGCTGACCCTGCTGAATCCGGAAATCATCGCGCGCACCGGTGAGGAGGAGATGAAGGAGGGTTGTCTGTCGGTGCCAGGGGTGCTGGAAACGGTGCGCCGCGCCGAAAAGGTGACGGTACGCGCCACCACGGTACAGGGCAAAACCGTTGAATTGGAGGCCGACGGTCTGCTGGCGGTTTGCCTGCAGCACGAGATCGACCATCTCGACGGCACGCTTTTTATCGACCATCTGTCCCGCCTCAAGCAAAGTCTGATTCGCCGTAAGGCGGAAAAAAGGGTGCGGCTCGGTGACTGAAAAACAGCGCATTGTTTTTGCCGGGACACCGGAGTTTGCACGCATCACCCTCGCCGAACTGCGGCAAGGTCCGGAAGCCGTCGTCGGAGTGTTTACACAGCCGGATCGCCCGGCGGGCCGAGGGCGGACGTTGCAAGCCAGCCCGGTCAAGCAGGAGGCTCTGGCCGCAGGCATTCCTGTTTTTCAGCCGGAATCCTGTAAAACGGGCGAGGCCCTGGAATTGCTCCGGAGCCTGGCGCCGGATCTGCTGATCGTCGTGGCCTACGGTCAGATTCTTCCTCAAGCGATACTGGCCTTGCCGACGCGCGGCGCCATCAACGTGCATGCCAGCCTTCTGCCGGCCTGGCGCGGCGCGGCGCCTATCGCCCGGGCCATCGCGGCGGGCGACAAAGAAAGCGGTGTCGCCATCATGCAGATGGAGGCCGGGCTCGACTCCGGCCCGGTGCTATGGGAGGAGCGCCTGCCCATCGCAGCTGACGACACGGCGGCCAGCCTGCACGACCGTTTGGCACGGTTGGGTGGCAAGGCTTTGCGTCACGTCCTGGACGATCTCTGGGCGGAGCGGCTCAAACCCGTACCTCAGGACCCCGCGCTGGTGACCTATGCCCACAAGCTGAAGAAGGAGGAGGCCCTGCTCGACTGGCGGCTTCCTGCAGCGACGCTGGAGCGTCTGGTGCGGGCGTTCAATCCCAGTCCGGTCGCCCATACGCTTTTTCGCGACAAGGGCCTGCGGGTCTGGCAGGCGCGGGTGCTGGGCGCCGGAGGTGATCAGGCGCCCGGCAGCATCAGCGCCGTGGAAAAGGACGGGGTGGTGGTGACCTGTGGTGAGGATCGATTGCAGTTGCTGGCGGTTCAGCCTGCAGGTAAGGGAGTGCTCAGTGGCAGTGACTTCGCCCGCGGTTATCGCCCACAGGTCGGTGAAGTACTGGGATGAAGGAAATGCGAACAGGCATTGAACGGGCAAAAAGCACATCGGGTGGGGCCGTGCGCAAGGCCGCCATTACCGTATTGCGCGGTGTGGATAGCGGACAGACGGTGGATGCCGCGCTGCTGCCGGTTTCGTTGACCGGTACGGATCGGGCGACCTTGCAATGGTTGGTTCTGGGTACGCTGCGCGAATTTCTGTCCGTACAGGCCCTTTCCGCAAAATTGTTGCGCAAGCCGTGGCGCGAGGAGGATGCCGATCTCGGCTTTCTGCTCAGTCTGGCCCTTTTCGAGTTACGCCACGGCCAACGACCCGCCTTTGCAGTGGTCAATGACTGGGTGGAGATGACAGAGGCCGTCAAAAAACCGTGGGCGCGCGGCCTGATGAATGCCGTCCTGCGCCGTTATCTGCGAGAGCGTGAGGTTTTGGATACAGCGCTGGTCGATCGCGATCTCGGGCATCCGGCCTGGTTGGCGGCGCGCTTGCGCGCGGCCTATCCGCAGGACTGGCCGGCCATTGCCGCAGCCAATAACAGCGCGCCGCCCCTCTGGCTGCGGGTGAATACGCAGCGGGTGGACCCCGGTGCATATCGGCGGTTGCTGGCGGAACAGGGCCGTGAGGCCGAGGGCGTGACGTGGAGTGCGGCGGCCTTGTGCCTGCCCGCCAGTGTGCCGGTAGCGACCCTGCCGGGCTGGGATGCCGGCTGGGTGGCGGTGCAGGACGGCGCGGCACAACTGGCGGCCCACATTCTCGCGCCCCGGGAGGGGGAGCGAATTCTGGATGCCTGTGCGGCACCCGGCGGCAAAACGGCGCACCTGTGGGCATTGGGGGCTACGCGCCTGGATGCCCTGGACCGCTCCGCGGAACGCCTGAACCGGGTGCGTGAAACTCTGGAAAGACAAGGAGGCGAGGTGCATTTGCAGGCGGCCGATGCGGCGGAAACCGCCACTTGGTGGAATGGTGAGACCTATGACGCCATTCTCCTGGATGCACCCTGTACCGGCACCGGGGTCATTCGCCGCCATCCCGATATTCGTCTGCGCCGCCAACCGGAAGATGTGGCCGAAGCGGTGGCGCAACAGGCGCGTCTGCTGGAAGGGTTGTGGCCTTGTCTGCGCCCCGGCGGTCGGTTGCTCTATGCCACCTGCTCGGTATTGCCCGAGGAGAACGAAGAACAGATCGCCGCCTTTGTTCAGCGGCATTCCGATGCGCGCCGCATGGCGCATCCGCTGACCGGGCAACGCCTGCCCGGCCAGGAAGATATGGATGGTTTTTACTATGCCTTGCTGGAGAAGGACGCATGCGCCTGAGCAGCGCGTTGGGCTTGTCGGTCGGCAGAAGCAGGCAGCGGCTGTTGGTCGTCATACTGCTCGGGCTGGGCGGTATTTTTTGCGCAACCGGGGCGGCAGTGGCTGGTCCGGCGTTTCACGTGGAACGTGTGCGGGTAATCCCCCATGCGAATGCTGTTGAAATCGATGCCAGCGTGCAGTTGGGCAAGGAAGCGCTCCTGCAGCAGGTGCTCGACCAGGGGCAGACGCTGACTTGGGTTGTGGAGGCGGAGTGGCGGGAACCCGAGCCCTTCTCCTTCATTCCCGGTATCGGCGTTCATGCACGCCGGGAACAGCGCTGGCACATCCGTTATTATCCTTTGACAAACCAATATGCCATTGAGGATCAGCAGGGCGTGCTCACCTTGTACGCGCAGTGGAGTGAGGTCGTCACGGCGCTGAGCCGGGTGCGGAACTTCGTGCTCCCGCTGGCTCACGGCGCCGCGCGGGGTGAGGTGGCGTTGCGGGTGTATGTCGATAGTCAGGCCTTACCTTTGCCGTTGCGTTTGCGATCTTTGCTGGACCACTGGAAACTGGAGTCCCCATGGACCGTCGTACCCCTTCCCCGTTGAAAAACTGGTTGCGTGCCCTGAGCACCGGAACCACAGGGGAGCAGCTGCGGGTGGGACCGCGCTGGGACGCCGTTCTGCTCCTGCTCGCCATTGTGGCCTTTTTGGGGATCAACTTTTTCACCAGCGCCGGGGGGCCGCTGAGCCATTATTTCGTGCCCATGCTGGTGATTTCGGCGGGGATCGTCCTCTTTCTGCTCTCCCTGGTACTGATCTCGGTGGTGGCGCTGCTGTTGCGACTGCGGCGAGGCGAGGTGGGCAGTCAACTGGCTACCCGCCTGGTGGTCATCATCACTCTGCTCAGTTTTTTGCCGGCAGCCGTCGTTTTCGGTTTTTCCTGGCAGTATCTGAATCGGGGCGTGGACTCGTGGTTCAGCAGCGCTGTGCAGAGTGCGCTGGATCAGGCCCTGAATGTGGCCAAGGCGGGCGTGGATCGCTACCGCAATTCCACGTTGCTGGCGGCGGAAAGCATTGCCCAGGCGCTGGTGGGGGAGTCGGACAGCAGCGCCGTAATCACCGTGATTGCCCTGCGCGATCAGTATCGCCTGAGCAGCGTAACCCTTTTCTCCAGCGACAACCGGATCATCGCCACCAGCAGTGATAACCTCAGTCTGGCCCCGCGTGTGCCGCGCCGGGAAATTCTCGCCATGGAAGAGGGCCATCCGACCGCCACCATCGAGCCGGAACCCAAGGGCGGCCTGCTGGTAAAGGTGCTGATCCCGGTGCTGAGCCCACACCTGGGGGAAAGCAACCGCATGCTTTATGTGGAGCAACCCATCCCCGAGCAACTGACTCGGGCCGCAGAGGCGGTGCAGGTGGCATATACCCGGTATCACCAGTTGATGCTGATGCGCGAACCGATGAAAACGGCCTTTCAGCTCAGCCTGGCGGTGGCCTTGCTGCTGGCTGTGCTGTCGGCGGTGTGGATGGGTTTGCATCTGGCGCGACGACTGACCGCGCCCATCGCGCGTCTGGCGGCGGGAACCCAGGCGGTGGCACGTGGGGAGTTCATTCCCTTGCAGACAGTGGCGAGTCACGACGAGCTGGGCGTCCTGATACATTCGTTCAACAATATGACCCGACAACTGGCGCGGGCCAAGCAGCAGGCGGCGGCGGCCCAGGAGCAGGCGGAGCAGCGGCGGTTGTATCTGGAGACCGTGCTCGGCCAGATTTCCAGCGGCATCCTGACCTTCGATGGCGAAAATCGTTTGGCCGAAGTCAACGCTGCGGCGACCCATATCCTTCAGGAGGATCTGCTCAGAGGCAGCGCCCTGGAAGGCCTGCATGACGGCACCGCGCTGGAACCCCTGTGGAAACTGGTGGCGGATTGGGTGGAACATCCTCGTAACGGGATGCAGAAAGAGTTGCAGATCGAGCGCTCCGACGGGCCGCAGACCATTATCGTGCATGGCGCGCATTTTGCGGATGACGCCGGTAGTCGGGGTTTCGTCCTGGTTTTCGATGACATCAGTACGCTGGTCGCCGCCCAACGCAGCGCCGCCTGGAGTGAAGTGGCGCGGCGTCTGGCCCACGAGATCAAGAACCCGCTCACCCCCATTCAGCTCTCCGCCGAGCGGCTGCGGCGCAAATATCTGGAACGCCTTGGCGACGAGGGGGAGACCCTGGATCGTGCCACCCGCACCATCATCCATCAGGTGGACGCCCTCAAGGTGATGGTGGATGCCTTCTCGGAGTACGCCCGGCAGCCGCAACTGGAGTTGCGCCCGCTCGATCTCAACACGCTGATTCTGGACGTGCTCGACCTGTATCGTGGGCAAGAGAGCGGAGTGGAGATTCGGGCGGAGCTGGGTGCGGGCCTGCCCCCCCTGCGGGCCGATGTGCATCGCCTGCGCCAAATCCTCAATAATCTTCTGCGCAATGCCCTTGACGCCTTACAGGGTGGCGTAGAATCCACTGATGGTAAGCATATTCTGATTCGCACCCGTTTGACGGACGCCGGCCCCACAAAGATGCTAGAGTTGAGTGTGTTGGATGACGGGCCCGGCTTCCCGGTCGAGTTGCTGGCGCGGGTTTTTGAGCCCTACGTCAGCACCAAGGTGAAGGGTTCCGGGCTGGGTCTCGCCATCGTCCGGCGTATCGTTGAGGAGCACGGCGGGCAGATTATCGCCGATAATCAGGGTTTGCAGGGCGGTGCGCGTATCGTTATTGATTTTCCGTTAGGTTGAGACAGGTGTTCAGGAGGCGGCATGGAAGATGCACGATTGAATATTCTGGTGGTAGATGACGAACCCGATATCTGCGCGACCCTGGCAGAAATTCTGGAGGACGAAGGCTACGGCGTGCATACCGCCGGTAGTGCGGAAGCGGCCGAAGTGCTGTTGCGCGAGCAGATGGTGGACCTCGTACTCCTCGATATCTGGATGCCGGGTGAGGATGGCGTCAGCCTCTTGCGACGCTGGGCCGAAACGGGTCTGGCGCAGCCGGTGGTGATGATGTCCGGGCACGCCACCATCGAAACGGCGGTGCAGGCGACCAAGCTGGGCGCCTATGACTTCATCGAAAAGCCACTGTCGTTGGACAAGACCCTGCTTACCGTCACCCATGCCCTGGAATCCAGCCGCTTGCAGCGCGAGAACCGGGATCTGCGTGCGCAGGCGGGTTGGGTGGAGCGACCGAGCGGTGACAGTCCGGCCATCCGCCAGTTCCGCGAACAGTTGCAGCGGGTGGCGGCGGTGGATTCCTGGGCCTTGCTGCTGGGCGAGCCGGGCAGCGGCAAGGAAGTGGCCGCGCGTTATCTGCACCGACGAAGCCGGCGGGCACAGGGGCCTTTCGTGGATCTGCGTGCCGCCGCCATCGCCCGCCCCAATGTGGCGGTCGAACTGTTCGGCAGCGAGGAGCATGGCAAGCTGACCCGCGGGCGTCTGGAAGTCGCCCATGGCGGCACGCTCTTCATCGACGAAATTGCCGATATGGATCTGGAAACTCAGGCGCGCCTGTTCTCGGCACTGCAGGAGCGGCGCATCATCCGGGTGGGCGGGACGACGCCCGTGCCCGTGGATGTGCGCGTTATCGCCGGGAGTGCGCAGGATCTGGCGCACGCGGTGCAGAGCGGGCAATTTCGCAGCGATCTCTACTACCGTCTCAGCGCCCTGCCCCTGAAGGTGCCGCCGCTGTCGGCGCGGAGTGTGGATATTCCGGTGCTCATAGAAGAGTTCGTACGCTTTTATGGCGCTCGCGATGGTCTGGCGCCGCGCCGTTTTGCCCCGGAAACCCTGGAGGTGCTGCGGCATTATCCATGGCCGGGCAATATCCGGGAATTGCAGAACCTGGTGGAACGCCTGCTGATTCTGGCGGAAGGCCCGGAGATCAGCGCGGAAGAGGTGGAGGGCGCCCTGGGACTGGATAATCGTCTCGTCCTCGCCAACAGCAATTTCGACGGGGAAGATTTCGGCGGTACCCTGAAGCGCGCGCGGGAGCGCTTCGAGCGCGCCTTCCTGGAGTACCATCTGGCGCGTAACGAGTGGAATATCGCGCGGACGGCGGAAGTGGTAGGGCTGGAGCGCACACATCTCTATCGCAAGCTGAAGAACCTGAGTATCGCCCTGAAGGGCGAGCGGCGGGCGGGCGAGGATGGGGATGAGGGGGAGGGGTGATCAGTAAGCGCGGTAAACCGCTTGTCAAAACGGTGCCTATCACCGATGAAACGCGGAATAGTATGTTTGGATATATGAAAGGTAGCGTCACCATTCACGGAGATATTGTAGCCCCATCGGGCGAAGTCTGGTCTGCGGAAAGTGGTGATGAAGACCATTTCTATGCAGGCTTGCGACCCCGCGAGAACGATTAAACAACCTTTCTATCGCCATGATCCTCTGCGCCTGGAAACGCTGGCCGCCATACTGGACGCTGTGCCCGCGCATCGTGGCATCCGTCGTGAGGTGCTGTTGGATTTGCTGTTTGAGAGATGACGGGGCTGATCATGGTAGCCACCGAATATCCGGCCGAACACATGTGTGCAGTCCATCC includes:
- the fdxA gene encoding ferredoxin FdxA codes for the protein MTYVVTENCIQCKYTDCAEVCPVECFHEGPNFLVIDPVECIDCAACVPECPADAIFADDEVPPDQRDFTAINAELARDWPVILRKKAALPDAETWNGKGDKRPLLRRS
- the topA gene encoding type I DNA topoisomerase, coding for MAHQLVIVESPAKAKTIQKYLGDDFQVLASYGHVRDLQPKEGAVDTEHDFAMRYTPIERNERHVDAIAKALRGADKLWLATDPDREGEAISWHLVELLRERQLLGDKPTQRVVFHEITKKAVQEAIAHPREIAMDLVNAQQARRALDYLVGFNLSPLLWRKVRPGLSAGRVQSAALRLICERENEIEAFVSREYWTIASRLQHAGSAFTGRLTHWQNKKLEQFDIADGDQAQAIRSGMEDDLGRQALRVREVERKSRQRQPAAPFTTSTLQQEASRKLGFNASRTMRVAQQLYEGINIGNETVGLISYMRTDAVNLAEEAIASIRTFIDGYYGSEFVPETPRRYKTKTKNAQEAHEAIRPTDIARTPESLQGVLERDLWRLYDLVWKRSIACQMAPARLDLVAVDMDAGTHWTLRANGSTVTFPGFMAVYQEGKDDGDEDESNRILPPLDVGDEPLVLGIDPEQHFTEPPPRYSDATLVKTLEAHGIGRPSTYASIIQTLQNREYVAVEQRRFHPTDLGRVVGRFLINHFERYVDYGFTASMEDELDAVSRGEKQWQPVLSAFWSPFRALLDEKANVSRAEATSEALEEACPQCGKPLFLRLGRHGRFVACSGYPECNYTRPVDGPREPAEPVGRDCPDCGKPLVYKTGRYGRFISCSGYPECKHIEPLTQPKSSGVTCPQCGEGELVEKRSRYGKVFYSCNTYPKCTYAVWGPPVARPCPRCGWPIMIEKSGKRLGEQLACPQSECAFHFPANASDAEIAALLPGYSPPPPREKRAPPAKKAAPARKTTAKTAKKPATEATAVAAQKTAKAKTTSAAAKKPAASKARGPSAGEGKTSPSRKRAAKGASDS
- a CDS encoding DUF494 domain-containing protein → MEDVIDIISYLLDHLDEDDNDDMVEEHLRAVGFADGDIQRALDWMEGFAVEEQEATSPRSLRAYHPYEQQSLSVAARGQLHDWERLGVINGAMRERIIDRLLALELDDTDLETLDWVTFMVMANDPGPEAFWVDALLGNDGARILH
- the dprA gene encoding DNA-processing protein DprA, whose translation is MTDRAWLALGRIAGLGPIRQRALLERFGAVDRCFQTGAGALQGLGLQAAQIAALQKAPEDVLTPADRRWLESPDTDLCRWTDSDYPPLLRHISDPPLLLYLRGQRACLNQAMLAIVGSRSPTASGVATAEAFARNLGEAGLIISSGLALGIDAAAHRGALNSGTVAVLGTGADLIYPRSHLQLARQIAGQGLILSEQPPDTGPRSGLFPRRNRIISGLSLGVLVVEAAEGSGSLITARLAMDQGREVFAIPGSIHSPLSRGPHRLIRDGAKLVESAEDVLSELGPLYAVLRNAQAMAPAADWQPEDPAQARVWAAMDFDPLAPEQIANRCGLTLTELSAILLDMELQGYLAACPGGRFCRLPPVS
- a CDS encoding LysM peptidoglycan-binding domain-containing protein, whose translation is MQKNIWRNTLFCLGLCAMAPVMAQAAPSGTLLRTAHSYTVKRGDTLWGIAAHFLKNPWEWPRLWHRNTYIKNPNLIYPGDRVVITRGPGGQPELRVIALHPQMTAEPLPTVARGEVMPFLGNPGVIASKKAYDQLPYLAASASEHIVYAVGDKLYASGLAHAPVGAHYQIVALGPELYRPGRKNAVGYALRDLGSAVVRRNGAHAAMEITNALKEISLGDRLIPATKSVVPHYFPSAPSHPVKAHIIAKMSDYPEIMVGQVVIVDQGREDGLRDGNVLQIERAAETTKNAVTGKTFALPPQKVGSVMLFRVFPTVSYAVITTATRGIQVGDHLASPSPVTASDSSAGNG
- the def gene encoding peptide deformylase, which codes for MPLLKILEIPDARLKDVARPIARVDKQIQQLADDMAETMYDAPGIGLAAPQVAAGHRLIVVDVSENRNDLLTLLNPEIIARTGEEEMKEGCLSVPGVLETVRRAEKVTVRATTVQGKTVELEADGLLAVCLQHEIDHLDGTLFIDHLSRLKQSLIRRKAEKRVRLGD
- the fmt gene encoding methionyl-tRNA formyltransferase: MTEKQRIVFAGTPEFARITLAELRQGPEAVVGVFTQPDRPAGRGRTLQASPVKQEALAAGIPVFQPESCKTGEALELLRSLAPDLLIVVAYGQILPQAILALPTRGAINVHASLLPAWRGAAPIARAIAAGDKESGVAIMQMEAGLDSGPVLWEERLPIAADDTAASLHDRLARLGGKALRHVLDDLWAERLKPVPQDPALVTYAHKLKKEEALLDWRLPAATLERLVRAFNPSPVAHTLFRDKGLRVWQARVLGAGGDQAPGSISAVEKDGVVVTCGEDRLQLLAVQPAGKGVLSGSDFARGYRPQVGEVLG